The following is a genomic window from Pseudomonas purpurea.
CACTGGAAGCGGTACAAGGCGGCGTGACCACCTCGCACATCATCGACGGTCGCGTGCCGAACGCGGTGCTGCTGGAAATCTTCACCGACACCGGCGTGGGCACCCTGATCAGCAACCACAAGCCTCACTGATCTCACCCGCCACACTGAACATCGCCCGCCAGGTTCCCGACCTGGCGGGCGATGTTCGTTTCCCCCTGTAGTTTTCCTCCTGCCGAATGCGAAAAGCACAGAACCGTCCTGCACGAGCAACGGAAATGCCTGACATCGCGAGCCCGGCAATCCTCATAGGATCGACCTGAAACCCACAGGAGATTCCTCATGCAAAAAGACTACGTCCCCTACGGCAGCGATGTTTCAGCAGGCACTTACGAGTGCGTGGACTGCGGTCATCATTACTCCAACCAGGCCAAAACCTCGATGCCGCCCTGCCCGGCGTTCAAGTCGACCCCGCACACCCGCCATGGCTGGAAGATCCTCACCGGCCAGGGCGACGCCGTGAAAGACCCCTACCCAAACAAACCCACCCGATAACCGCGGGGCGCCGTCCATGCAGATTTCCTTCACGATTGATGCCCAGGCCTTCAACCAGGAACAAAAAGAACCGATCAAAAAGACCCTTCGTATCGACGATCACGAAATTGCCCACGCACTGGAGAGAATCGCCAAGGCCAGCCTGACCGAATACCTGAAAATGCTGGTGGAGGGCGGGATGCCCAGCCGTGCCGACGAGGCGAAGCAGGATCGACTGCTGTACTTGATCCAGAGCTATTTCGGGCAAACATTGCCCACCGAGTCGCAGATATCGACTATTTTCCAGCTCACCCAGAGCCAGAGCAAAACCTTGTTGAAAAACACGGTTTCACGCTTCAGGAACCAGCTCGATGAAATTCTGCGCCACAGCATGAGTGCGGTGATCCAGTCGGCGGAGCATGCACAGACGGTCTATCTGGTGGTCATTCATTCGGACGTCATCCGCGACGAACTGAACATGCTGATTACCCAGAATGAGCCGACCTTCAAACCCATCACCAAGCGTAAAGGCAGCGCCGGGCAATTTGAAATCAGCGAAGACTCCCACAATCTGCTGTGCGCGACGCTGGGGCTCAATGCCGTTCAGTGACATGGTCGCGACCAGCGGGCTGCTGCTGACACTGACCACCTTCATGTTCAACCTGGCGTGGCCCAGGCTGCATGAAGCGCTGGAACTGGATGAGTACGTGACAGGCCTTCAAGCTCGAAAACGCAGCCGGGAAAAGGCACGCAGCGCGCTGTTCTCGATTGCGTTGCCTTTTCTGACGGCATTCACGGCACTGTTTTACGTCAACCTGCCCGGCGCGCTGCGCATTGTTCACGGCAGCAGCTTCGATCTCTGGGATTTCGATGTGACACAGACGCTGTACGTCATGCTGACGTGCACACTGATTTTATTTGCGGTGCATTTCGGATGGCTGACGGCTCGACTGGCCGCCAAATGGAGAAAACTGGCTTGAACACAAAAGAAAAGGCCCTGTGAGAACAGGGCCTTTGATTCAGATGCCGTATTGCGCGCGGTAGGCTTCAACCGCCGGCAGGTGCTGCTTGAGTTCGGGGTCGTCGGCCAGAAATTGCAGGACCTGAGTCAGCGAAACAATGCTGACCACCGGGATACCGAAGTCGCGCTCGACTTCCTGGATCGCCGATAGCTCGCCATTGCCGCGCTCCTGACGGTTCAGCGCGATCAACACGCCCGCCGCCTTGGCGCCGTCCTGGGAAGCGATGATCTGCATCACTTCACGAATGGCGGTGCCCGCGGTGATCACGTCGTCGATGATCAGCACTTCGCCGGTCAGCGGTGCGCCAACCAGGCTGCCGCCTTCGCCATGGGCCTTGGCTTCCTTGCGGTTGAAGCACCAAGGCAGGTCACGGTCATGGTGTTCAGCCAACGCCACGGCGGTGGTCGCCGCCAACGGAATGCCTTTGTAGGCCGGGCCGAACAGCACGTCGAAGGGAATGCCGCTCTCGACGATGGCTGCCGCGTAGAAACGCCCCAGCTGCGCCAGCGCCGAGCCCGAGTTGAACAGGCCCGCATTGAAGAAGTAAGGACTGGTGCGCCCGGACTTCAGGGTGAACTCACCGAAGCGCAAAACGCCGCGATCGATGGCAAAACGAATGAAGTCGCGCTGATACGCTTGCATGAAAAAAACCCCAAATACCACGGATTTAGCTAATTAGGTAGACGCCGTGTATCATACACGCACGCGATTTTTGGGGCCATTTATGCGGATCATCAGTGTGAACGTCAATGGTATTCAGGCGGCAGTCGAGCGCGGTTTGCTCAGTTGGCTGCAAGCACAGAATGCCGACGTCATCTGCCTGCAGGACACCCGCGCCTCCGCCTTTGAACTGGACGATCCAGCCTTCCAACTGGATGGCTACTTCCTTTATGCCTGCGATGCCGAAGTTCCCACCCAAGGTGGCGTGGCTTTGTATTCGCGGTTGCAGCCGAAGGCCGTCATCAGCGGTCTCGGCTTCGAGACGGCCGACCGCTACGGGCGCTACCTGCAAGCCGATTTCGACAAGGTCAGCATCGCGACCTTGCTGCTTCCTTCGGGGCAGAACGGCGATGAAGACTTGAACCAGAAGTTCAAGCTAATGGACGACTTCGCCCGTTATCTGGATAAACAGCGGCGCAAACGTCGCGAGTACATTTATTGTGGCTCGCTGTACGTAGCGCAACAGAAGCTCGATATCAAGAACTGGCGCGACAGCCAGCAATCCCCGGGATTCCTGGCGCCAGAGCGCGCCTGGATGGACGAGATTGTCGGCAACATGGGCTATGTCGACGCCCTGCGCGAAGTCAGCCGTGAAGGCGACCAGTACAGCTGGTGGCCAGACAACGAACAGGCCGAGATGCTCAACCTGGGCTGGCGTTTCGACTACCAGTTGCTGACCCCAGGCCTGCGCCGCTTCGTTCGTAGCGCACGCCTGCCTCGCCAGCCGCGCTTCTCGCAGCACGCGCCGCTGATCGTCGACTACGACTGGACGCTGACCATCTAAGCGTTTAAAGAAAATGCCCGTATCGCAAGATACGGGCATTTTTCTTGTGCGCCAGCGTAAGGTGAAAACCGCTCTCAGAGCGCGCGGCTCCCGCCCTCGCTGGACGTGAGCTGAACTTCAGACAGCGGCAAAAAACGGCAGCGCCAGGTACAACTTGATCACGATGACATTAATGATGTCGATGAAGAAAGCCCCCACCATTGGCACCACTAGAAACGCTATTTGCGAAGGCCCGTAGCGCTGTGTCACCGCTTGCATGTTAGCGATGGCCGTTGGCGTGGCGCCCAGTCCAAAACCGCAGTGTCCTGCCGCCAGAACTGCCGCATCGTAGTTACTGCCCATGAGTCTGAAAGTCACGAAAATCGCAAACAGTGCCATGACCAACGTTTGCGCAACCAGGATGATGAAAAACGGCAACGCCAGTGAAGCCAGATCCCACAGTTTGAGCGACATCAAAGCGATCGCCAGAAACAGCGACAAGCTGACATTCCCCAATACGGAGACCTCACGCTCAAACACCTGATACAAGCCAAGCGCTGAAAGCCCGTTGCGTAAAACCACACCCACGAACAAGACGCACACGAACGTCGGCAACTCGAATGCGGTCCCCTGGAGCAGACCATTCAGGAGAGAGCCTGCCAGTAAGCTGACCGCGATCAGAGCAAGCGTCTCGATAAACGAAAATGGCGTGATCGAGCGCTCTTTGTTCGGCTGCTCAAAACCCTTTGGCAGCCGTGGCTTTTCTTCCTTGAGGCCGGGGACCTGAACACGCTTGATCAGCAGACGAGCGACCGGGCCACCAATCAAGCCACCCAACACCAGGCCAAACGTCGCAGAGGCCATCGCAAGCTCAGAGGCCGAGGCCAGACCGAACTTCTCACTGAACGTCGCTCCCCATGCAGCGCCTGTACCGTGACCGCCCGCCAAGGTAATCGAGCCTGTCAGCAGACCCATCAAAGGATCGAGCCCCAACGCTTTTGCGAGCCCGATGCCCATGGCATTCTGGACCACCAAGAGCGTGGTGACCGCCAGTAGAAAAATCCCCACTACGCGCCCGCCTTTCTTCAGGCTGGCGAAGTCTGCACTCAAGCCAATGGTGGCGAAAAACGCCAACATCAAGGGAGTCTGCAGTGAGGTGTCAAACCGGACTTCAACTTCAAGACCCCGCAAAGCCAAGAGAAGCAGGGCAACCACCAGGCCGCCTGCTACAGGCTCAGGGATATTGTAGGCGCGCAAAAAACCGATACGCGTAACAAGTCCGCGCCCCAGTAACAGCACTAAAGAGGCGGCCACAAGCGTTCCATAAAAATCGAGCTGAACCATTGGTATTATTCTTGGATATATATTCAGGGGCGAACTTTTTACCTGGACACGCCTCTTGAACAGGTTGATTGTCTCAACACTGACTGGTTTAGATTCAATGACCTTCAATGGTCTGAATATATCGAAATATTTCTTGATGAATATTACTTGGGGCAACTTTATCAACCGCCAAGTCTCATTGCCAAGGACATAGGCATTGCAGTTGTGTCTGGAAGTGTAAGTACGATCTCGATTATCCAACTTCAAAAATACAAATGCCCCGACAAGTCAGGGCATTTGTTTTAAAACATGACGAACTGCCATGTCACACAACCTCGTTGGTCGTGGCTCCCACAAGGAATAGTGGTGATCGTTACTTGATCAACCGCCAGGTGAATGGATACCTGTATGGCATCCCTTCATTGGCTTTCACCCCGGCAATGATCGTCAACACCAGCGCACCGATTGCGAGCAGACCGAGCAGGAAGAACCCGATGATCACCGCTATCAGCAGAAAACAGATGGCAGAGGCAATGGCGACGGTGATCTGAAAGTTCAGCGCCTCCTTGCCCTGATCATCGATAAACGGATCCATCTCGCGCTTCATCTGCCAGAGAATCAGCGGACCGATCAGCGTACCGAACGGAATCCAGATCCCCAGCAAGGCGGACAGGTGACAAAACATTGCCCACTGACGAACCTCTTGGCTCGGCGTGGGAAGCGGCAGTTGCTTGTCACTCATGGCGTCCTCCTTGCGCGGGACGGTCTGATCAATCGGCCAGTGCAGCTTGTTGCAGCTCGAAGATTTCGTTCATGCCTTTCTTCGCCAGCTCCAGCATAGCGCTCAGCTCTTCAGGCTGGAACGGCGCGCCTTCAGCGGTGCCCTGCACTTCGATGAAACCACCGGTGCTGGTCATTACCACGTTCAGGTCGGTCTCGGCAGCCGAGTCTTCCAGGTAGTCCAGGTCCAGCACCGGCTCGCCCTGGTACATGCCCACGGACACCGCAGCAATCATCTGCTTGAGCGGATCGCCACCTTTCAGGCCGCCACGTTTCTTGATCACTTTCAAGGCGTCGACCAGCGCAACCATGGCGCCGGTGATCGAAGCGGTCCGCGTGCCACCATCGGCCTGGATCACGTCGCAATCGACGTACAGGGTGACGTCGCCCAGCTTGGACATGTCCAGCGCTGCACGCAGGGAACGGCCGATCAGGCGCTGGATTTCCAGGGTGCGGCCGCCTTGCTTGCCGCGGCTCGCTTCACGCTGGTTACGCTCGCCGGTGGCGCGCGGCAGCATGCCGTATTCGGCGGTCAACCAACCCTGGCCCTGGCCCTTGAGGAAGCGCGGTACGCCGTTCTCGACGCTGACGGTGCAAATCACCTTGGTATCACCGAACTCGACCAGTACAGATCCCTCGGCGTGTTTGGTGTAGTTGCGGGTGATGCGGATCGAGCGGAGCTGATCGGCAGCGCGACCACTTGGACGTTTCATAGGGGATACCTGTACGGAGGACGGAAATCTGCCGAGCATTATAGGGTGCCCGGGCGTACCTGGGCACTTCTAAAAACCCCGGGCGACGAGCGAAGGCTCTGAACAGCGCTCTGCGACGACCTGCTGCGCTTTGTCACACGTGCCGTTTGGGAGCATCCGTCGCACTGCGTTACAATCCTGCGCCTTTACGGCCCGTGGGCTTTAATTCATCACTATCAGGTCCGTCGAGCCCGCAGGGTTTGGCGCAGGCCTGAATCGCGAGGTACCTCCATGGTGCACAGCATGACCGCCTTCGCCCGCGTCGAAAAAGCCGGCAGCCAAGGCACCCTGAGCTGGGAATTGCGCTCGGTCAACAGCCGCTACCTGGAACCGCACCTGCGCCTGCCAGAGTCCTTTCGCGACCTCGAAGGCAATGTGCGCGAAGCACTGCGCCAGGGGCCTGTCGCGCGGCAAACTGGAATGCACCTTGCGTTTCACTGAGGAAACCACCGGCAAACCGCTGCAAGTCGACCGCGAGCGCGCCGCGCAACTGGTTGCCGCTGCCGAGACCGTCGCCAGCCTGATCAAGCACCCAGCGCCCCTGAATCCGCTGGAAGTGCTGGCCTGGCCGGGCGTTCTGGTGGCCGACGCCAGCGACCCGCAAGCACTGAACGCCGAGGCCTTGGCGCTGTTCACGCAAGGCCTGAAAGAACTCAAGGCCGGCCGCGAGCGCGAAGGCGCGGAGCTGGCCCGGCTGATCAACGAACGCCTGACCTCTATAGAAGAGGACGTGGTGACCCTGCGCGAACTGGTTCCGCAGATGCTTGCCACCCAGCGCCAGAAGGTCCTTGATCGCTTCGCCGACATGAAGGCAGAGCTGGACCCGCAGCGCCTGGAACAGGAAATGGTCATGCTCGCGCAAAAAAGCGACGTCGCCGAAGAACTGGATCGCCTGAGCACCCACATCATCGAAGTTCGCCGCGTACTCACGTCCGGCGGCGCTGCCGGTCGGCGCCTGGACTTCCTGATGCAGGAACTCAACCGCGAGGCCAATACACTGGGCTCCAAAGCCTTCGACCCGCGCAGCACCCAGGCTGCGGTCAACCTCAAGGTGTTGATCGAGCAGATGCGCGAACAAGTGCAGAATATTGAGTAAGGCAAACCCGACATGACCCACAGCACCGGCACCCTGTACATCATTTCCGCCCCCTCGGGCGCGGGTAAAAGCAGCCTGGTCAAGGCCCTGACCGACGCTGATCAGGAGATCCGCGTCTCGGTCTCCCACACCACCCGCGCCATGCGCCCCGGTGAAGTGAACGGCGTGAACTATCACTTCGTCGAACGCAGCGAGTTCGTGAAGATGATCGAACATGGCGATTTCCTCGAACGCGCCGAAGTATTCGGCAATCTCTACGGCACTTCGCAAAGCCACTTGCAGCAGACCCTGGACGAAGGCCACGACCTGATTCTGGAAATTGACTGGCAGGGTGCAGAGCAAGTACGCAAGTTGATGCCCCAGGCCCGTTCGATCTTCATTCTGCCGCCGTCTCTGCAAGCCTTGCATCAGCGCCTGAACAATCGCGGCCAGGACAGCGACGAGGTCATCGAAGGCCGGATGCGCGAAGCCGTCAGCGAAATGAGCCACTATGTTGACTACGACTATCTGATTATCAACGACGATTTCGCCCACGCACTGCGCGATTTACAGGCGATTTTCCGTGCCAATCAGCTGCATCAGAAGCGTCAGCAGCAGCGTAACGGAAAACTTTTGGCCGAATTGCTGGGCTAAACAGCTCTTCCCAAAACCGTTGCAAGGGCCTTACATTGGCACTTGTAGCGCGTTGAAGGGCTTGATCAAAAAATCAGCGCTTCCCTAATCGCTGGTGATTTTTTAAACTGTTGAGTCCGCTCGCCCAACCGGGCAGCGCGCATATTGCATTCGCTCCGAGGAATACCATGGCCCGCGTAACCGTTGAAGACTGCCTAGAACACGTGGATAACCGCTTTGAGCTGGTCATGCTCTCTACCAAGCGTGCACGTCAACTCGCCACTGGTGGCAAAGAGCCGTTGGTTCAGTGGGAAAACGACAAGCCTACCGTTGTGGCCCTGCGTGAAATCGCTGAAGGCCTGATGAGCTACGAGTTCATCGCCAACGCCGAAATCGTCGAAGACGAACCGCTGTTCGCAGCGTTCGAGGACGAGTCCAACGAGGCCGTCTAAGCCTATGCTTGGTCGACGTAGCACGGCGCGGGGTCACAGCCATCGGCAGGAGTCATCATGCCGAGCATAGACGCCCTCGCCGATCGCTTATCGACCTACCTCGGCAATGACCAGGTCAACCTGGTCCGCCGAGCGTATTTCTACGCCGAACAAGCCCACGACGGCCAGCGCCGCCGCAGCGGCGAGGCGTACGTCACGCACCCGTTAGCGGTCGCGAACATTCTTGCCGACATGCACATGGACCATCAGAGCCTGATGGCTGCGATGCTGCATGACGTGATCGAAGACACCGGCATCGCCAAGGAAGCGCTCTCTGCGCAGTTCGGCGAAACCGTGGCCGAACTGGTCGACGGGGTCAGCAAACTGACCCAGATGAACTTCGAGACCAAGGCCGAAGCCCAAGCCGAAAACTTCCAGAAAATGGCCATGGCCATGGCCCGCGATATTCGCGTGATCCTGGTCAAACTGGCCGACCGCCTGCACAACATGCGCACGCTGGAAGTCCTGTCCGGTGAAAAGCGCCGACGAATCGCCAAGGAAACCCTGGAAATCTATGCGCCCATCGCCAACCGGCTGGGCATGCACGCCATCCGCATAGAATTCGAAGACCTGGGCTTCAAGGCCATGCATCCGATGCGTTCCGCGCGGATCTACCAGGCCGTCAAGCGCGCCCGGGGCAACCGCAAGGAAATCGTCAACAAGATCGAAGAATCCCTTAGCCACTGCCTGGCCATCGATGGCATTCAGGGCGAGGTCAGCGGTCGCCAGAAACACCTCTACGGCATCTACAAGAAAATGCGCGGCAAACGTCGGGCCTTCAACGAGATCATGGACGTCTACGCGTTCCGGATCATCGTCGACAAGGTCGACACCTGCTACCGCGTGCTGGGTGCTGTACATAATTTGTACAAACCGTTGCCGGGGCGCTTCAAGGATTACATCGCGATCCCCAAGGCCAACGGCTATCAGTCGCTGCACACCACGCTCTTTGGCATGCATGGCGTACCGATCGAGATCCAGATCCGCACCCGTGAAATGGAAGAGATGGCCAACAACGGCATCGCCGCCCATTGGCTGTACAAATCCAGCGGCGACGAACAGCCAAAAGGCACTCACGCCCGCGCCCGCCAATGGGTCAAAGGCGTGCTGGAAATGCAGCAACGCGCCGGCAACTCGCTGGAATTCATCGAAAGCGTGAAGATCGACCTGTTCCCGGACGAGGTCTACGTGTTTACGCCCAAAGGCCGGATCATGGAGCTGCCCAAAGGCTCCACGGCCGTCGACTTCGCTTACGCGGTGCACACCGACGTCGGCAACAGCTGCATCGCCTGTCGGATCAATCGCCGTCTCGCGCCGCTGTCCGAACCGCTGCAAAGCGGCTCGACCGTCGAGATCGTCAGCGCGCCCGGCGCACGACCGAACCCGGCGTGGCTCAACTTCGTGGTCACCGGCAAAGCGCGCACGCACATTCGTCACGCACTGAAGCTGCAACGCCGCTCCGAGTCCATCAGCCTGGGCGAACGCCTGCTGAACAAGGTGCTCAACGGGTTCGACAGCTCGCTGGAAAATGTCCCGGCCGAACGCATCAAGGTGATGCTCACCGAGTACCGCCTCGAACTGATCGAAGACCTGCTCGAAGACATCGGCCTGGGCAATCGCATGGCCTACGTCGTCGCCCGTCGCCTGCTCGGCGAAGGCGAGCAACTGCCAAGCCCGGAAGGCCCGCTGGCGATTCGCGGCACCGAAGGCCTGGTCCTCAGCTACGCCAAATGCTGCACACCGATCCCGGGGGACCCGATTGTCGGGCACCTGTCCGCCGGCAAAGGCATGGTCGTGCACCTGGACAACTGCCGCAACATCAGCGAAATCCGCCACAACCCGGAAAAATGCATCCAGCTCTCGTGGGCCAAGGATGTCACCGGCGAGTTCAACGTCGAGCTGCGCGTCGAGCTGGAACACCAGCGCGGCCTGATTGCCCTGCTGGCCAGCAGCGTCAACGCCGCCGACGGCAACATCGAAAAAATCAGCATGGACGAACGCGACGGTCGTATCAGCGTGGTCCAACTGGTGGTCAGCGTGCACGACCGTGTGCACCTGGCCCGCGTGATCAAGAAACTGCGCGCCCTGACCGGGGTCATCCGCATCACCCGCATGCGCGCATAGCTCGCCCACATAGCCCAGCCCATTACAAGGAGTCATAAATGACCAAGACTGTTATCACCAGCGACAAGGCACCTGCCGCCATCGGTACTTACTCCCAGGCGATCAAGGCTGGCAACACCGTCTACATGTCCGGTCAAATTCCACTCGATCCAAAAACCATGGAACTGGTCGAAGGCTTCGAAGCCCAGACCGTTCAGGTCTTCGAAAACCTGAAAGCCGTGGCCGAAGCTGCCGGCGGTTCGTTCAAGGACATCGTCAAGCTGAACATCTTCCTCACCGACCTGAGCCACTTCGCCAAGGTCAACGAGATCATGGGCAAATACTTCGACCAGCCGTACCCGGCCCGCGCCGCCATCGGCGTTGCTGCGCTGCCAAAAGGCTCGCAGGTCGAAATGGATGCCATCCTGGTCATCGAGTAATACCGGCGGCGCAGCCTGCGAGGCTGCGCCGACTTCGTTCTGAAAGGATTTCCTCATGCGCAAAGCGCTAGCTCTCTCGATGCTCGCGGTGTTTCTCGGTGGCTGTGCCAGCGACCCTGCCGACCGTGACATCAGCGGCACCTGGATCAACCAGGCGGCAATCGACGCGGCATCAAAGGGTGGCCCCTTGCGTGAGGCCTTGCAGGCTTACGGCCCGAACCTTGAGTGGGACATCAACACCAAGGCCGGCCAGGCGCGCTACACCAACGGTTTCGAGAATGTGGAAGGCAAGCTGCTGGGCGAGAAGTCCGGGGCCTGGCAAGTCGAGTTTTATGGCAGCTCTGCCAGCGAACTGAAACGCGACGGCAAACAGCTCAGCCAAGCGGCGAACGACAACGAACCCGAACAGGTTTTTGACCGCGCCAAAGACGCCGCCCCCGAAGGCGCACCGATGGGCGCCAGTTTCGAGCGCGCACTGTACGCCGCTTACCTGGGTGGCAGCTGGAAAGTCGTCAACGGCCCAGGCCTTGGCAGCACTGTCCGGTTCCAGCCCGACGGCTCGGTTCAGGGCCTGCCCGGCGCGGACCGATACGCACTGTGCCTGGCGGGCGATTGCGCCTCCATGAGTGGTGGTCATGACACGGTCTGGCTGCAACAGAGTGGGCAGGGCAACCCATGGATCTTTACCCGCAACGGTAAAGAACTGGAAATCTTCCAGGCCGTCAACGGCTCCCAGGCAGACGAAGTCCCTTCGTTCTCCCCCGGCCCGCGCCAGTGGACACTGGAAAAGCAGTGACACAAAACAAAGGAGCCCAAGGGCTCCTTTTTCTTTAGCCTGCGCCATGGTTTCTTTACTGCCCCAAGGATTGATCATGCGCAAACTGCTTGTCCTGAGTCTATTGCTGCTAGGCGGCTGCATTCATACCTCGCAAGAAGCGGACATCAGCGGTATCTGGATCAATCAGGCAATCATTGATGCGGCAGCCCTGGGCCAACCTCT
Proteins encoded in this region:
- the pyrE gene encoding orotate phosphoribosyltransferase, which translates into the protein MQAYQRDFIRFAIDRGVLRFGEFTLKSGRTSPYFFNAGLFNSGSALAQLGRFYAAAIVESGIPFDVLFGPAYKGIPLAATTAVALAEHHDRDLPWCFNRKEAKAHGEGGSLVGAPLTGEVLIIDDVITAGTAIREVMQIIASQDGAKAAGVLIALNRQERGNGELSAIQEVERDFGIPVVSIVSLTQVLQFLADDPELKQHLPAVEAYRAQYGI
- a CDS encoding exodeoxyribonuclease III is translated as MRIISVNVNGIQAAVERGLLSWLQAQNADVICLQDTRASAFELDDPAFQLDGYFLYACDAEVPTQGGVALYSRLQPKAVISGLGFETADRYGRYLQADFDKVSIATLLLPSGQNGDEDLNQKFKLMDDFARYLDKQRRKRREYIYCGSLYVAQQKLDIKNWRDSQQSPGFLAPERAWMDEIVGNMGYVDALREVSREGDQYSWWPDNEQAEMLNLGWRFDYQLLTPGLRRFVRSARLPRQPRFSQHAPLIVDYDWTLTI
- the gltS gene encoding sodium/glutamate symporter, whose translation is MVQLDFYGTLVAASLVLLLGRGLVTRIGFLRAYNIPEPVAGGLVVALLLLALRGLEVEVRFDTSLQTPLMLAFFATIGLSADFASLKKGGRVVGIFLLAVTTLLVVQNAMGIGLAKALGLDPLMGLLTGSITLAGGHGTGAAWGATFSEKFGLASASELAMASATFGLVLGGLIGGPVARLLIKRVQVPGLKEEKPRLPKGFEQPNKERSITPFSFIETLALIAVSLLAGSLLNGLLQGTAFELPTFVCVLFVGVVLRNGLSALGLYQVFEREVSVLGNVSLSLFLAIALMSLKLWDLASLALPFFIILVAQTLVMALFAIFVTFRLMGSNYDAAVLAAGHCGFGLGATPTAIANMQAVTQRYGPSQIAFLVVPMVGAFFIDIINVIVIKLYLALPFFAAV
- a CDS encoding DUF4870 domain-containing protein translates to MSDKQLPLPTPSQEVRQWAMFCHLSALLGIWIPFGTLIGPLILWQMKREMDPFIDDQGKEALNFQITVAIASAICFLLIAVIIGFFLLGLLAIGALVLTIIAGVKANEGMPYRYPFTWRLIK
- the rph gene encoding ribonuclease PH, coding for MKRPSGRAADQLRSIRITRNYTKHAEGSVLVEFGDTKVICTVSVENGVPRFLKGQGQGWLTAEYGMLPRATGERNQREASRGKQGGRTLEIQRLIGRSLRAALDMSKLGDVTLYVDCDVIQADGGTRTASITGAMVALVDALKVIKKRGGLKGGDPLKQMIAAVSVGMYQGEPVLDLDYLEDSAAETDLNVVMTSTGGFIEVQGTAEGAPFQPEELSAMLELAKKGMNEIFELQQAALAD
- the gmk gene encoding guanylate kinase, whose amino-acid sequence is MTHSTGTLYIISAPSGAGKSSLVKALTDADQEIRVSVSHTTRAMRPGEVNGVNYHFVERSEFVKMIEHGDFLERAEVFGNLYGTSQSHLQQTLDEGHDLILEIDWQGAEQVRKLMPQARSIFILPPSLQALHQRLNNRGQDSDEVIEGRMREAVSEMSHYVDYDYLIINDDFAHALRDLQAIFRANQLHQKRQQQRNGKLLAELLG
- the rpoZ gene encoding DNA-directed RNA polymerase subunit omega; this translates as MARVTVEDCLEHVDNRFELVMLSTKRARQLATGGKEPLVQWENDKPTVVALREIAEGLMSYEFIANAEIVEDEPLFAAFEDESNEAV
- the spoT gene encoding bifunctional GTP diphosphokinase/guanosine-3',5'-bis pyrophosphate 3'-pyrophosphohydrolase, producing the protein MPSIDALADRLSTYLGNDQVNLVRRAYFYAEQAHDGQRRRSGEAYVTHPLAVANILADMHMDHQSLMAAMLHDVIEDTGIAKEALSAQFGETVAELVDGVSKLTQMNFETKAEAQAENFQKMAMAMARDIRVILVKLADRLHNMRTLEVLSGEKRRRIAKETLEIYAPIANRLGMHAIRIEFEDLGFKAMHPMRSARIYQAVKRARGNRKEIVNKIEESLSHCLAIDGIQGEVSGRQKHLYGIYKKMRGKRRAFNEIMDVYAFRIIVDKVDTCYRVLGAVHNLYKPLPGRFKDYIAIPKANGYQSLHTTLFGMHGVPIEIQIRTREMEEMANNGIAAHWLYKSSGDEQPKGTHARARQWVKGVLEMQQRAGNSLEFIESVKIDLFPDEVYVFTPKGRIMELPKGSTAVDFAYAVHTDVGNSCIACRINRRLAPLSEPLQSGSTVEIVSAPGARPNPAWLNFVVTGKARTHIRHALKLQRRSESISLGERLLNKVLNGFDSSLENVPAERIKVMLTEYRLELIEDLLEDIGLGNRMAYVVARRLLGEGEQLPSPEGPLAIRGTEGLVLSYAKCCTPIPGDPIVGHLSAGKGMVVHLDNCRNISEIRHNPEKCIQLSWAKDVTGEFNVELRVELEHQRGLIALLASSVNAADGNIEKISMDERDGRISVVQLVVSVHDRVHLARVIKKLRALTGVIRITRMRA
- a CDS encoding RidA family protein — protein: MTKTVITSDKAPAAIGTYSQAIKAGNTVYMSGQIPLDPKTMELVEGFEAQTVQVFENLKAVAEAAGGSFKDIVKLNIFLTDLSHFAKVNEIMGKYFDQPYPARAAIGVAALPKGSQVEMDAILVIE